A window from Cytobacillus sp. IB215665 encodes these proteins:
- the pflB gene encoding formate C-acetyltransferase produces the protein MNRLSTIPTEVAWKNFKEGKWLDSIDVRDFIQTNVTPYTGKEDFLAPPTLKTTQLWDKVLELMKKERDNGGVLDIDTRTVSTITSHEPGYIDKNLESVVGLQTDEPLKRSIQPFGGIRMVKDACKAYGYDLDTEVEKTFTEYRKTHNQGVFDAYTPEMRKARKAGIITGLPDAYGRGRIIGDYRRVALYGVDRLMEEKSKAHARLENDLMSDTVIRDREEISEQFRALQELKDMAASYGYDISKPAVHAREAIQWLYFAYLAAIKEQNGAAMSLGRVSTFLDIYFERDLHNGVLTESEVQELVDHFVMKLRLVKFLRTPDYNELFSGDPTWVTESIGGMSLDGRPLVSKTSFRFLHTLDNLGPAPEPNLTVLWSTELPDHFTRYCSKMSIKTSSIQYENDDLMRKEYGDDYGIACCVSAMKIGKQMQFFGARANLAKALLYAINGGIDEKLGVQVGPSLDPITSNILDYEEVLKNYDAMLNWLAKLYMNTLNIIHYMHDKYSYERIEMALHDEEILRTMACGIAGLSVVADSLSAIKYAKVRPIRNEYGIAVDFEIDGDYPQFGNDDDRVDTIATELVETFMNKLRLYPTYRSSVPTQSILTITSNVVYGKKTGTTPDGRKAGDAFAPGANPLHGRDKNGALASLNSVAKLPYEDCLDGISCTFSMVPNSLGKEEQTRINNLVSILDGYMAQHGHHINVNVFEREQLLDAMEHPEKYPQLTIRVSGYAVNFIKLTREQQIEVINRTFHENM, from the coding sequence ATGAACAGGTTGAGTACGATTCCAACGGAAGTTGCTTGGAAGAACTTCAAAGAAGGAAAATGGCTGGATTCCATAGATGTACGAGATTTTATTCAAACAAATGTTACACCCTATACGGGCAAGGAAGATTTCCTTGCCCCCCCAACTCTAAAAACCACTCAACTTTGGGATAAAGTATTAGAGTTGATGAAAAAGGAACGGGACAATGGTGGTGTACTTGATATTGATACACGGACAGTATCAACCATTACTTCACATGAGCCAGGATATATTGATAAAAATCTTGAAAGCGTTGTAGGGCTCCAAACGGATGAGCCATTAAAACGTTCCATCCAACCTTTTGGTGGTATCCGTATGGTAAAAGATGCTTGCAAGGCTTATGGGTATGATCTCGATACAGAAGTAGAGAAAACGTTTACTGAGTATCGAAAAACACATAATCAAGGAGTCTTCGATGCTTATACTCCAGAAATGAGGAAGGCACGTAAAGCTGGTATCATTACTGGGTTACCAGATGCATACGGGCGAGGAAGAATTATCGGTGATTATCGCAGAGTAGCATTATATGGTGTCGACCGTTTGATGGAAGAAAAAAGCAAGGCTCATGCTCGATTAGAGAATGATTTAATGAGCGACACAGTTATCCGTGATCGTGAAGAGATTTCTGAACAATTTAGAGCATTACAAGAGTTGAAAGATATGGCTGCATCATACGGGTATGATATATCAAAACCTGCAGTACACGCTAGGGAAGCAATTCAATGGCTATATTTTGCATACCTTGCAGCGATAAAAGAACAAAATGGCGCTGCGATGAGTCTCGGTCGTGTATCTACATTTTTAGATATATATTTTGAAAGAGACTTGCACAATGGGGTTCTAACTGAATCAGAAGTCCAAGAATTAGTTGATCATTTTGTAATGAAGCTACGTCTTGTGAAATTTTTGCGTACTCCTGATTATAACGAGTTGTTCAGTGGTGACCCGACGTGGGTAACAGAATCAATTGGTGGTATGAGTCTTGACGGACGTCCACTCGTTTCCAAAACATCATTCCGCTTCCTACACACGCTTGACAATCTTGGACCAGCTCCTGAACCTAACTTAACAGTACTTTGGTCGACTGAGCTTCCAGATCATTTCACAAGATATTGTTCAAAAATGTCAATAAAAACAAGTTCCATTCAATATGAAAATGATGATTTAATGCGTAAAGAATACGGTGATGATTACGGTATTGCATGTTGTGTTTCTGCCATGAAAATAGGTAAACAAATGCAGTTTTTTGGAGCACGTGCTAACTTGGCGAAGGCATTACTATATGCAATTAACGGTGGGATAGATGAAAAATTAGGTGTACAAGTTGGACCAAGCCTTGATCCAATTACTTCAAATATCTTAGATTATGAAGAAGTATTGAAAAACTATGATGCAATGTTAAATTGGCTAGCAAAGCTTTATATGAATACCTTAAATATTATACATTACATGCATGATAAGTATTCTTATGAGCGTATTGAAATGGCACTACATGATGAGGAAATATTACGTACTATGGCTTGCGGCATCGCTGGCTTATCGGTTGTAGCAGATTCTTTAAGCGCAATAAAATACGCAAAAGTAAGACCTATTCGAAATGAATATGGAATCGCGGTTGATTTTGAAATTGACGGAGATTATCCACAGTTCGGTAACGATGACGATCGTGTTGACACGATTGCAACAGAGTTAGTTGAGACATTTATGAATAAACTTCGTCTGTATCCGACGTATCGTTCTTCTGTTCCGACACAATCTATATTAACTATAACCTCAAACGTTGTGTACGGGAAAAAAACAGGTACAACACCTGATGGAAGAAAAGCAGGCGATGCGTTTGCACCGGGTGCCAACCCGTTACATGGACGTGATAAAAATGGAGCGTTAGCATCATTAAACTCTGTTGCAAAGCTTCCTTATGAAGATTGTCTAGATGGAATCTCTTGTACATTTTCAATGGTACCAAATTCTCTAGGCAAAGAAGAGCAAACGAGAATCAATAATCTTGTTTCTATCTTAGATGGATATATGGCACAACATGGTCACCATATAAATGTTAACGTGTTTGAACGTGAACAGTTACTTGATGCAATGGAACATCCGGAAAAATACCCACAATTAACAATACGTGTTTCAGGTTATGCTGTGAATTTTATTAAATTGACACGTGAACAACAAATTGAGGTTATAAATAGAACATTCCATGAAAATATGTAA
- the mnmA gene encoding tRNA 2-thiouridine(34) synthase MnmA, whose protein sequence is MSKAPNDTRVVVGMSGGVDSSVAALLLKEQGYDVIGIFMKNWDDTDENGVCTATEDYNDVIQVCNQIGIPYYAVNFEKQYWDKVFTYFLDEYKAGRTPNPDVMCNKEIKFKAFLDHALALGADYVATGHYARVAYRNGEYKMLRGLDENKDQTYFLNQLGQEQLSKVLFPLGEINKSKVREIAQQAGLATATKKDSTGICFIGERNFKEFLSNYLPAQPGEMQTLSGEIKGKHDGLMYYTIGQRHGLGIGGSGEPWFVVGKDLENNILYVDQGFHNDLLYSDAILATNISWVSDREITDTLKCTAKFRYRQQDNAITVQRIDDNNIKIIFDEPIRAITPGQAVVFYDGDECLGGGTIDIVYKNGEELDYV, encoded by the coding sequence ATGAGCAAAGCTCCTAACGATACTCGTGTTGTTGTCGGTATGTCGGGTGGGGTCGATTCTTCGGTTGCTGCATTGCTGTTAAAAGAACAAGGTTATGATGTAATTGGTATTTTTATGAAAAATTGGGATGATACTGATGAAAATGGTGTTTGTACAGCAACTGAAGATTATAACGATGTCATTCAAGTATGTAATCAAATTGGTATTCCCTACTATGCAGTTAATTTCGAAAAACAATATTGGGATAAAGTATTTACTTACTTTTTAGATGAATACAAAGCAGGTAGGACACCTAACCCAGATGTAATGTGTAATAAAGAAATTAAATTTAAAGCCTTTTTAGATCATGCACTAGCTTTAGGAGCCGATTATGTGGCGACGGGTCATTATGCAAGAGTTGCATATCGTAATGGAGAATATAAAATGCTCCGTGGGCTAGATGAAAACAAAGACCAAACTTATTTTTTAAATCAACTAGGCCAAGAGCAACTTTCTAAAGTACTCTTTCCACTTGGTGAAATTAATAAAAGCAAGGTTCGTGAAATAGCCCAACAAGCTGGATTAGCAACAGCAACGAAAAAAGATAGTACGGGAATTTGCTTTATCGGTGAACGCAACTTTAAAGAATTTTTAAGTAATTATTTACCTGCTCAGCCTGGAGAAATGCAAACATTATCAGGTGAAATCAAAGGAAAGCATGACGGTTTAATGTATTATACGATTGGCCAACGTCATGGCTTAGGTATTGGAGGAAGTGGTGAACCTTGGTTTGTAGTAGGAAAGGATCTAGAAAATAATATTTTATACGTTGATCAAGGTTTTCATAATGATTTATTGTATTCGGACGCAATTTTAGCTACGAATATTAGTTGGGTATCCGATCGTGAAATAACAGATACACTAAAATGTACTGCGAAATTTCGTTATCGTCAACAGGACAATGCTATTACAGTCCAAAGAATAGATGATAATAATATCAAAATTATTTTTGATGAACCTATTAGAGCAATAACTCCAGGACAGGCAGTTGTTTTTTATGATGGAGACGAGTGCCTAGGTGGCGGAACCATTGATATTGTATACAAAAATGGCGAAGAACTAGATTATGTGTAG
- the cymR gene encoding cysteine metabolism transcriptional regulator CymR: MKISTKGRYGLTIMIELAKKYGDGPISLKSIAKTHDLSEHYLEQLIAPLRNARLVKSIRGAYGGYVLADDPAKITAGDIIRVLEGPISPVEVLDDEEPAKRQLWIRIRDAVKDVLDNTTLEDLASYSGGDQESYMFYI; the protein is encoded by the coding sequence ATGAAGATTTCGACTAAAGGTAGGTATGGACTTACAATAATGATTGAATTGGCCAAGAAATACGGTGATGGGCCTATTTCATTAAAATCTATCGCTAAAACTCATGATCTATCCGAACATTATTTAGAGCAATTGATTGCTCCTTTACGCAATGCCAGGCTAGTAAAAAGTATTAGAGGAGCGTACGGTGGATATGTGTTAGCGGATGATCCAGCAAAGATAACTGCTGGTGATATTATTAGAGTTTTAGAGGGACCAATTAGTCCAGTTGAGGTTTTAGATGATGAAGAGCCTGCCAAAAGGCAGTTATGGATACGAATTCGTGATGCTGTGAAAGATGTCTTAGATAATACTACACTAGAGGATTTAGCAAGTTACAGTGGTGGAGATCAAGAATCTTACATGTTTTATATATAA
- the adhE gene encoding bifunctional acetaldehyde-CoA/alcohol dehydrogenase, with the protein MAVEEKVLKQQQDVTKMINSLVDRGSKALKEFRNYDQEMINDIVKEMALAGLDQHMQLAKLAVDETKRGVYEDKIIKNIFATEYIYHNVKYDKTVGIINDNEHEGVIEVAEPVGVVAGVTPVTNPTSTTMFKAIIAIKTRNPIIFAFHPSAQKCSSEAARILRDAAVKAGAPEGCIQWIETPSIEATKQLMNHDGVAIVLATGGPGMVKSAYSTGKPALGVGAGNVPCYIEKSADVKRSVNDLILSKTFDNGMICASEQAVIIDKDIYDEVKKEMIYHSCYFLSENEKKKVEKLVIDENKCAVNPNIVGKPAYEIAKMAGVEVPKDTKILIAELKGVGEAHPLSREKLSPVLACYKVNNTEEGITRAEEMLEFGGLGHSAVIHSEDQETIETYGKRMKACRVIVNAPSSQGAIGDIYNAYIPSLTLGCGSYGKNSVSSNVGTANLLNVKKIAKRNVNMQWFKLPPKVYFEKHSTQYLAKMPEISKALIVTDPGMVKLGYVDKVLYYLRKRQDYVHCEIFSNVEPDPSIETVMKGAEMMKEFQPDVIIALGGGSAMDAAKGMWLFYEHPETTFHGLKQKFLDIRKRTFKYPKLGNKAKFVAIPTTSGTGSEVTPFSVITDKKNNVKYPLADYELTPDVAIVDPQFVMTVPKHVTADTGMDVLTHAIEAYVSNMANDYTDGLAIKAIQLVFEYLPKAYHNGADELAREKMHNASTIAGMAFANAFLGINHSLAHKMGAEFHIAHGRANTLLMPHVIRFNATKPKKFTAFPKYKHFIADQRYAEIAKALGLPARTTEEGVESLIQAVIKLAKELNIPMSLPENGVDKKEFEEKVAILADRAFEDQCTPANPKLPLVTELEEIYRQTFKGV; encoded by the coding sequence ATGGCTGTTGAAGAAAAAGTATTAAAACAACAACAAGATGTTACAAAAATGATTAATTCTTTAGTTGATCGTGGTTCTAAAGCGTTAAAGGAATTTCGCAATTATGATCAAGAAATGATCAATGACATAGTAAAAGAAATGGCTTTAGCAGGATTAGATCAACATATGCAATTAGCTAAGCTAGCAGTTGATGAAACAAAACGTGGTGTTTATGAGGATAAAATTATTAAAAACATTTTTGCTACAGAGTACATTTATCATAACGTTAAATATGATAAAACTGTCGGCATTATTAATGATAATGAACACGAAGGTGTAATCGAAGTTGCAGAGCCAGTTGGTGTTGTTGCTGGTGTAACACCAGTGACAAATCCAACATCAACAACGATGTTTAAAGCAATTATTGCAATTAAAACTAGAAACCCAATTATTTTTGCTTTCCACCCATCTGCACAAAAATGTAGTAGTGAAGCTGCAAGAATTCTTCGTGACGCAGCAGTAAAAGCAGGAGCACCTGAAGGTTGTATACAATGGATAGAAACGCCATCTATCGAAGCAACAAAACAATTAATGAATCATGATGGGGTTGCGATCGTCTTGGCGACAGGTGGTCCAGGGATGGTTAAATCAGCGTATAGTACTGGTAAACCTGCGTTAGGTGTAGGTGCTGGTAACGTACCGTGTTATATTGAAAAATCTGCTGATGTGAAACGTTCTGTAAATGATTTAATTTTATCAAAAACATTTGATAATGGCATGATTTGTGCTTCTGAACAAGCTGTTATTATCGATAAAGATATTTATGATGAAGTGAAAAAAGAAATGATATATCATTCTTGTTACTTCTTATCAGAAAACGAAAAGAAAAAAGTAGAAAAACTTGTTATTGATGAAAACAAATGTGCAGTTAATCCAAATATCGTTGGTAAACCAGCTTATGAAATCGCCAAAATGGCTGGTGTAGAAGTACCAAAAGATACTAAAATTCTAATCGCTGAATTAAAAGGTGTAGGTGAAGCTCACCCACTTTCAAGAGAAAAGCTTAGTCCAGTACTAGCTTGTTATAAAGTTAATAATACAGAGGAAGGGATTACTCGTGCAGAAGAAATGCTAGAGTTTGGAGGTCTAGGTCACTCTGCTGTAATTCATTCTGAAGACCAAGAAACAATAGAAACTTATGGGAAACGTATGAAAGCATGCCGTGTCATTGTGAATGCTCCATCTTCACAAGGTGCAATCGGAGATATTTATAATGCATATATTCCTTCATTAACATTAGGATGTGGATCTTACGGCAAGAACTCTGTATCTTCAAATGTTGGAACAGCGAACTTATTAAATGTAAAAAAAATTGCGAAAAGGAATGTCAATATGCAATGGTTTAAGCTTCCACCAAAAGTTTACTTTGAAAAGCATTCTACTCAATATTTAGCAAAAATGCCTGAAATCTCAAAAGCTTTGATTGTAACGGACCCAGGTATGGTGAAGCTTGGCTATGTTGATAAAGTTCTTTATTATTTACGTAAACGTCAAGATTACGTCCATTGTGAAATTTTCTCAAATGTTGAGCCAGATCCATCTATTGAAACAGTTATGAAGGGTGCAGAAATGATGAAAGAATTCCAACCTGATGTCATCATCGCACTTGGTGGTGGATCAGCGATGGATGCTGCAAAAGGAATGTGGTTATTTTACGAACACCCAGAAACAACGTTCCATGGCTTAAAACAGAAGTTTTTAGACATCCGTAAACGTACGTTCAAATATCCTAAACTAGGAAACAAAGCTAAATTTGTTGCAATACCAACAACTTCAGGAACTGGATCTGAGGTAACACCATTCTCTGTTATTACTGACAAGAAAAACAATGTCAAGTATCCGTTAGCAGATTATGAATTAACACCAGATGTTGCAATCGTAGATCCACAGTTTGTTATGACAGTTCCGAAGCACGTAACTGCTGATACTGGTATGGATGTTTTAACACATGCGATTGAAGCTTACGTTTCTAATATGGCAAATGATTATACGGATGGTTTAGCGATTAAAGCTATTCAACTAGTATTTGAATATTTACCAAAAGCTTATCATAACGGTGCAGATGAACTTGCTAGAGAGAAAATGCACAATGCATCTACGATTGCAGGTATGGCATTTGCAAATGCCTTCTTAGGTATTAATCATAGCTTGGCACATAAAATGGGTGCAGAGTTCCATATTGCACATGGTAGAGCAAATACATTATTAATGCCGCATGTTATTCGTTTCAATGCAACAAAACCGAAAAAGTTTACAGCATTCCCTAAATATAAACATTTCATAGCTGATCAACGTTATGCTGAAATTGCTAAAGCATTAGGTTTACCAGCACGTACAACTGAAGAAGGTGTAGAGAGCTTAATCCAAGCGGTAATTAAATTAGCGAAAGAACTAAATATTCCTATGAGTTTACCTGAAAATGGTGTAGATAAAAAAGAATTTGAGGAAAAAGTGGCAATTTTGGCAGACAGAGCATTTGAAGATCAATGTACACCAGCAAATCCAAAGTTACCATTAGTTACTGAATTAGAAGAAATTTATCGTCAAACATTCAAAGGAGTATAA
- a CDS encoding replication-associated recombination protein A — protein MLFESLVESPLSFRMSPRNLDEIVGQQHIIGPKTALYKMIVNEHVPSILLYGEPGIGKTSIAKAIAGTVNMPFVAINATTAGKKDIENAVRQAEVEGSLILFIDEVHRFNKAQQDYLLPHVEKGLITLIGATTENPFHDVNPAIRSRCGQIKELQRISREDMMTLLLRALADSTRGLGSLDIEIADEALEIITQSTNGDARSALNILEDVVIASKKVDVEKITVPIKTVEECVENKGFSHDKKGDLYYSLLSCLQKSIRGSDVNAALHYLARLIEGGDLTSICRRLIVIAYEDISLAAPEVAVRTVNACEAVERLGLPEARIPLANVVVDQCLSPKTNSAYKALDMALEDVRKGYTGEIPLHLRDAHYKGAKSMGHGIGYKYPHDYPNGWVQQQYLPDELKGKEYFQPKQSGQEKQYAKVYERLKDLFDGK, from the coding sequence TTGTTATTCGAGTCATTGGTTGAATCCCCGTTATCATTTCGAATGAGCCCTAGGAATTTAGACGAAATTGTTGGCCAGCAACATATAATTGGACCAAAAACGGCGTTATATAAAATGATAGTTAATGAACATGTGCCCTCAATATTGTTATATGGAGAACCTGGTATTGGGAAAACGTCGATTGCCAAAGCAATTGCCGGAACAGTAAATATGCCCTTCGTTGCTATTAATGCAACTACAGCAGGCAAAAAAGATATAGAAAATGCTGTTAGACAAGCCGAAGTTGAAGGAAGTTTAATCTTATTTATCGACGAAGTTCATCGGTTTAATAAAGCACAGCAAGACTATCTTTTACCTCATGTTGAAAAAGGTTTAATCACTTTAATAGGCGCAACTACTGAGAACCCCTTTCATGATGTAAATCCAGCGATTAGAAGCAGGTGCGGTCAAATAAAAGAATTACAACGTATTTCTAGAGAGGATATGATGACATTACTATTAAGAGCATTGGCTGATTCAACAAGAGGCTTAGGTAGCTTAGACATTGAAATTGCTGATGAAGCTCTCGAAATAATTACTCAATCAACTAACGGTGATGCGCGCTCAGCATTAAATATTCTAGAAGATGTAGTCATTGCATCAAAAAAGGTAGACGTGGAAAAAATCACCGTACCTATTAAAACAGTAGAGGAATGTGTTGAAAATAAAGGTTTTTCTCACGACAAGAAAGGTGATTTATACTATTCTCTATTATCTTGCTTGCAAAAGAGTATTAGGGGTAGCGATGTAAATGCAGCACTTCATTATTTAGCTCGGTTAATAGAGGGTGGAGATTTAACATCAATTTGTAGAAGACTAATTGTCATTGCCTATGAAGACATATCTCTCGCTGCTCCAGAAGTAGCAGTAAGAACGGTTAATGCATGCGAAGCAGTTGAAAGACTCGGCTTACCAGAAGCAAGAATTCCATTAGCTAACGTCGTTGTAGATCAATGTTTATCTCCGAAAACAAACAGTGCATATAAAGCTCTTGATATGGCACTAGAAGATGTTAGAAAAGGTTACACAGGTGAAATCCCCTTACATTTACGAGATGCGCATTATAAAGGAGCTAAATCGATGGGGCACGGAATTGGTTATAAGTATCCTCACGATTATCCTAACGGCTGGGTACAGCAGCAATATCTTCCTGATGAGCTAAAGGGTAAGGAGTACTTTCAGCCTAAACAAAGTGGACAAGAAAAACAATACGCTAAAGTATATGAACGGCTGAAAGATCTATTTGATGGAAAGTAA
- a CDS encoding cysteine desulfurase family protein has translation MERIYLDHAATSPTHPDVVKEMSPYMSEIFGNPSSIHSFGRESRQAIDDARQTISASIGAKSTEIIFTSGGTEADNLALIGVALANKHRGNHIITTKVEHHAILHTCEYLETQGFKVTYLPVQENGSVSIEDVKASLTDQTILVSMMLANNEVGTIQPIKELSEIVRANGAYVHSDIVQGYNLYPINVDDLGIDLLSVSGHKINGPKGVGYLYVRSGVKITPSVHGGEQERKRRAGTENVASIVGLKHAVQLSDKGRNERFELYSSYKKQMIDIFKREEIDFSINGDLELTVPNILNVSFAGVSVEALLVNLDLIGIAASSGSACTAGSVDPSHVLVAMFGKDSERIQSSIRFSFGYGNNEEEIRKAAYEITKVVKRLTKY, from the coding sequence ATGGAAAGAATATATCTTGACCATGCGGCAACTTCTCCAACTCATCCAGACGTTGTTAAAGAGATGAGCCCATATATGAGTGAAATTTTCGGCAACCCTTCTAGTATTCACTCCTTTGGCAGAGAAAGTCGACAAGCCATAGATGATGCTAGACAAACAATCTCTGCTAGTATTGGTGCGAAGTCAACAGAAATTATTTTTACGAGTGGTGGTACGGAAGCAGATAATTTAGCTCTAATTGGAGTTGCATTAGCAAATAAACATCGAGGTAACCATATAATTACAACTAAAGTTGAGCATCACGCTATTTTGCATACTTGTGAATATTTAGAAACCCAAGGCTTTAAGGTTACGTATTTACCAGTGCAGGAAAACGGAAGTGTTTCTATTGAGGATGTAAAGGCATCATTGACAGATCAAACAATTCTTGTGTCAATGATGTTAGCTAATAACGAAGTTGGTACAATACAACCAATTAAAGAGTTAAGTGAAATTGTAAGAGCAAATGGTGCGTATGTTCATTCAGATATAGTACAGGGGTATAATTTGTACCCTATTAATGTCGATGATCTTGGTATTGATTTATTATCAGTTTCAGGGCATAAAATTAACGGCCCAAAAGGTGTTGGGTATTTATACGTTCGTTCTGGAGTGAAAATTACTCCAAGCGTACATGGTGGTGAACAAGAAAGAAAGAGACGGGCAGGCACTGAAAACGTGGCGAGCATTGTCGGTCTTAAGCATGCTGTTCAATTAAGCGACAAAGGCAGGAATGAACGCTTTGAGTTATATAGCAGCTATAAAAAACAAATGATAGATATATTCAAACGAGAAGAAATTGATTTTAGCATCAATGGAGATCTTGAATTGACTGTACCAAACATATTAAATGTTAGTTTTGCAGGAGTAAGTGTCGAGGCTTTACTCGTTAACTTAGATCTTATTGGTATTGCGGCTTCCAGTGGCTCGGCTTGTACTGCCGGTTCTGTTGATCCATCGCATGTTCTAGTAGCGATGTTTGGGAAAGATTCGGAGAGGATACAATCTTCGATCAGATTTAGTTTTGGTTATGGAAATAACGAGGAAGAAATTAGAAAAGCAGCATATGAAATAACAAAAGTTGTGAAACGACTAACAAAATATTAA